The genomic interval TTTCCTGATTTTGCAGATTGAACTGTTGCATTGCTTGAATTGTATAATTGATAACTTATTCCGCTTGCTGAAGTTGAAGAAGTGATTGTTCCATTTCCGCCTGGTAAAACGCAGATAGTACTTCCTGTTAAAGAAAGAACTGCTGGCAAAGCGTTAACAGTTACCAAAACAGCATCTGAAAAAACGGCAGCACAATCTCCATTCTGAACAACTGCTCTAAAGTAAGTGTTTGCTGTTAAGTTTCCGATATTTGCGCTTGTTAATGTTGTTGAAGTTATATTAATATCAGTTCGAGTTGAAAAACCTGAATCTGTTGATTTTTGCCATCTTAAAACTGAACCGTTATTGCCACTTAACACCAAATTAGCTGGCGAAGTTCCTGAACAAATTGCAGCAACTGATGCAATTGCTCCTCCAACTGAAGATGCGTTTATACTTAATGTAACATCTCTATTAACAGTACTGGTACAACTTGGTGTTGCGCTTGTTGTAGTAACAGTTGTTACTCTTAATGTCTTACCATTATTTACTGCTGTTAAAACCCCAGTTTCAAAAAAGCCATTACCAGAACCATCTGCGGCTACACCAGTAACAGGCGTTTGTGCAACTCCATCGATAGAATACGCAATAGTAGATGTCGTATTTGGCAATAATCCTTTTAAGTTTATTCTAGCAGGAGCGCCTTCACAAGTTATTGCAGCTTGCGATATCGTTCCCAAACTTGGTACTGGGCTTATTGTAATTAAAACTGATGCTGAATTTGCTGCCGTACATGAGCCACTTTTTACAACTGCTCTATAATATGTATTTGCAGTAAGCGTTCCCATTTGAGCACTTGTTAAAACAGCATTTGTAGCTCCAATAATATCATTAAACGTACTATTATTTGCAGATGACTGCCATTGAATAGTTCCTGTGTAACCCGTTAATGTCAAATCTTGTGGAGCAGTTCCTGAACAAATTGTTTGTGCAGCAGATACTGTCCCAGCTACTGATCCATTTCCAACAATTACCGTAATTACATTAGAAGCTGTTGGCCCAGCTCCACATGAATTATAAGATAAAACTCTAAAATAATAAGTTTGACCTGAAATTAAACCAGTAACGTTAAAAGAAGTTGAAGATGAATTAAGATTTCTTCCATCTAAATCTCCTTCGGGAGTATTAAAATTTGAATTTCTAGAAACCGCTAATCCATAAGAAGTTGCATTAGCTACAGCATTCCAATTTGCTGTGAAGCTATTACATGTTATTGCTGTTGCCGCCGTTGCAGTTGGAGTACTAGCCTGTCCAAAAACAATAGAAACGGTATTACTCACATCTTTACAAGTTGTAGAAGAAACAACCCTTCTGTAATAAGCAGTTGCACTTGTACTAGGCGGATCATAACTTACACTTGTAGCTCCTGAAATAGGATTAAAATCTATATTGTTTATACTGCTTTCCCATTGGTAACTTAATCCCGAACCACCTCCAGAAGCGGTAGAACCTGTTATAACACCTGGATCATTCGGTGCCGTACAAAAAGTGCTAGTTGCCGGAGCCGTAATCGTATTATTAGCAATAGCTGTATATGTGTTATATGTTATTGTTGAAGAATTAGAAGTCTTGTCATAAGTATCATTAAAAGTGTAATTGATTTGAACCGGACCAACAACAGTATTGTTTAGGGGTGTAAAAGTTACAGCTCCCGTTGATGAATTATATGTAAAAGTCCCTTTATCAGCAACTGTCTTAGAAATTTGAACTCCTGTCACTGCTGGATCTAAGTCAACCGTAGATTTATTAATTGTACCTAAAGTATTTACTGATCCGTTGTCATTTGCAGTAATATCTCCAGAAGTTGCTGGTAATCCGATACAACCTGTAAAAGTATCTGAATTAGCCACTGGAGTTAAAAGCGTTGATTTATCAACTGTAATATTTAAATTACGGATTTCATGAAAATTATTAGATCCTCCAGTAGAAGAAGAAATAGCAAATTTCAAATTAGATGGTGCCTCAGTTTTATATTCATAATTATTAATTATTAACTCTCTTACACTACCATGAGTTAAGTAAACATCAATAAAAAAACCACCACCTGATCGCGGTTTTAGAACAACTTCCATTTTTCTAAAACCAGATTTCGAATTGTCAGTAGCATCTCTATCTCCACCTGCAACATTAAAAGAACTTGCTAAATCGGTTGTTCTCACAGAAATCAAATGCGGATATCCCGATGTTCCCGTTCCAGCACCTCTCAAAGTAACATTACTTGGTAAAAAACCTCCCGGAGCTCCACCACTTTTTCCTTCATTATTGGCAGAAAAGTTTCCATATTCGTCAATTCCAATACCCAAATAACCTTTAGAAAAACCAGTTTCTGAATTTCGTTGCGCATAACCTAAGGAACCTCCAAAAGCACCTGCAGCAACAGGAGAAGCAGTTGCATCAAACAAAATAAAAGCGATACCATCGGCACCGTTTCCACTATGGGTATAGTATTCAAATGTAATAGTCATTCCGTACGCAGATGGGAACGAATACATATCTGAATAAACAATTCCTTTCTGGCTCCCTTGTCTATTTGTTAGTCGCAAATATCCAGAACCGTTTGCATCATTATAACCATCTCTTAGACCGGCTCCGCCAGTTAAAAAAGCTATTGGTTCTCCGCCAAATAAAACACCTGGCGCTGTAGAGTTTTTAAACGATTGCGAATAAGGGAATTGAGCCCTAGTTTGAGCTGTAATAAAAAATAATGAAATAAGAAAAACCAGTTTAAATAAATTAAACCTTTTAAAAGTAAAGTTACGCATAGACAACTTGAGTTTGTGGAACAGAAAAATAATACACTAAAAAATGGATGATCATTTTTAGCGTATTAGTGAAATACGAAAAACTGAAATGATTGGATTTCGAAAAATCATTAAAGACCTTGGAATGATCTCTAAATGAACATTGTAGCGTTTGGACCATAGTCATGATAGGTTCAATACACAAAATCGTGTTTTAAGTTTATAAAATGTAGTTTTGGAGGAACGAAAGTAAATAAATCATGAAGTATCAAATACAATAGTCGATAAACGGCAAAGAAACTCGTCAAAAAGCAGTATTTAACAACTGTTCAGTGTTATTTATAACAAAAAAATATAATTATTTGATAATGAAGAGGTCATAAATTCTTAAAGAATTATGAATAAAAGTGATTTTGACAGTATTTATTGACAAATACTCAATAAAACAAGAAGCTGAAAAATAAGTTAAAACTTATAAACAAAAACATAAATAACTAAAAACCAATAAGTTACACTTCAACAATCCTATTGCAAAAATTTGATATTTCGCTTTAAGCCTTCAAATTTTGTCCTTTTAATTGGAGAATTTTTAAAAACAAGTTTAAATGTTTCTTCTGTAATTTCTATCCAATCTTTTTTGCCAAAGGAAAGCAATTCTGGATTTGGATTAAAAAGAGGTTCTGAATGCGGTTTAGAAAATCTATTCCATGGACAAACATCTTGACAAGTATCACAGCCAAACATCCATTCATCAAATTTTCCTTTCATTTCATAAGGAAGATTTTCTTTTAATTCGATAGTATAATAAGAAATACATTTACTGCCATCTACAATATATGGCGCCACAATTGCCTGTGTCGGACAAGCATCAATACAAGCTGTACAAGAACCGCAATGATCAGTAACAGCATAATCATATTCTAACTCTAAATCTATAATAAGCTCGGCTATAAAGTAAAAAGAACCGACTTTTTGAGTTATTAAATTACTATTTTTTCCTATCCATCCCAAACCGCTTTTCGCCGCCCAAGCTTTATCCAAAACCGGTGCAGAATCAACAAAGGCACGACCTGAAACTTCTCCTATATTTTCCTGAATAGAATGTAAAAATTCTTTTAATTTATCTTTAATAACAAAGTGATAATCCTGTCCATAAGCATACTTTGAAATTTTAAAACTTTCTTCATTTTGAGAAACTTCAGGAAAATAATTTAGCAAAAGAGAAACTACGCTTTTTCCATCATCAACTAATAATGTCGGATCTAATCGTTTATCAAAATGGTTTTCCATATAAGCCATTTGTCCATTACGATTATTCTTAAGCCAATTTTCAAGTCTTGGCGCTTCTTGTTCCAAAAAACCTGCTTTCGATATTCCGCAAGATAAAAAACCAAGTCTTTTCGCTTCTTCTTTAATAAATTTCGAATATTTCTCTTTAGAATTAATCATGATCTTTCGGAAAATACCACTTTAACACCGACAGGTTTCAATGTAATTAATGGATTAAAATCAACTTGGGTATTGACAGATTTAATTTTGTATTTTTTAATGATATATGCAAGTGCAAGTGACATTTCATAAATAGCAAAACCTGCACCAATGCACATCCTGGGTCCAGCTCCAAATGGATAAAAGTA from Flavobacterium sp. YJ01 carries:
- the queG gene encoding tRNA epoxyqueuosine(34) reductase QueG, coding for MINSKEKYSKFIKEEAKRLGFLSCGISKAGFLEQEAPRLENWLKNNRNGQMAYMENHFDKRLDPTLLVDDGKSVVSLLLNYFPEVSQNEESFKISKYAYGQDYHFVIKDKLKEFLHSIQENIGEVSGRAFVDSAPVLDKAWAAKSGLGWIGKNSNLITQKVGSFYFIAELIIDLELEYDYAVTDHCGSCTACIDACPTQAIVAPYIVDGSKCISYYTIELKENLPYEMKGKFDEWMFGCDTCQDVCPWNRFSKPHSEPLFNPNPELLSFGKKDWIEITEETFKLVFKNSPIKRTKFEGLKRNIKFLQ